From the genome of Vibrio porteresiae DSM 19223, one region includes:
- the rsd gene encoding sigma D regulator: MLKKLKKTQEQWGGSSDVIDHWLNKRQVLIVAYCKLANMQPSAAKATIEELPSPIELQVFCQDLVDYISEGHFKIYDMVMNKWHATGFHATDDINATYGDIIETNEPLLSFTDKYATITDDEDLEDLDHDLSEVGEVLEQRFGIEDSLIQLIADSLAVPPGA; the protein is encoded by the coding sequence ATGCTAAAAAAACTGAAAAAAACTCAAGAACAGTGGGGTGGCTCCAGCGACGTTATTGACCATTGGTTAAACAAGAGACAAGTGCTGATCGTCGCCTATTGTAAGCTAGCTAATATGCAGCCGAGTGCTGCTAAAGCAACGATAGAAGAACTTCCATCACCTATTGAGCTACAAGTGTTTTGCCAAGATCTCGTCGATTACATTTCTGAAGGCCACTTCAAAATCTATGACATGGTAATGAACAAGTGGCATGCCACTGGATTCCATGCAACGGATGATATTAATGCAACATACGGAGATATCATTGAAACTAACGAGCCTTTGCTCAGTTTCACTGATAAGTACGCCACCATTACAGATGACGAAGACTTAGAGGATCTCGACCACGATCTCTCTGAAGTGGGAGAAGTGCTCGAACAACGTTTTGGTATTGAAGATTCCTTAATTCAGTTAATTGCTGACAGTCTTGCGGTGCCTCCAGGCGCTTAA
- the nudC gene encoding NAD(+) diphosphatase, translating to MLKNSDEKTAYWCVVSGTDVWSIDGDIPFGSAEQFQLPVSQAVQIGSYQDSPVYWLNADELETIPELVSLRSLLGLDTTRFHLLSKAVQYGHMTQSQRFCPNCGGRNYFNHSQNAMQCQDCRTLHYPRISPCVIVAVRKENQILLAQHPRHKTGMYTVIAGFVESGETLEECVAREVKEETGLEITNIRYFGSQPWAFPSNMMMGFLADYAGGEVKPDYSELSDAQWFSPDTLPELAPKGTIARELIEHTVTTILEQNR from the coding sequence ATGTTAAAGAATAGTGACGAGAAAACCGCTTATTGGTGTGTTGTTTCAGGAACTGATGTGTGGAGTATTGATGGAGATATCCCTTTTGGCAGTGCGGAGCAGTTCCAACTTCCTGTATCACAAGCGGTTCAGATCGGTAGTTACCAAGATTCACCGGTGTACTGGCTTAATGCTGACGAACTTGAAACGATTCCTGAATTGGTTTCGCTACGGAGCTTATTAGGGCTTGATACCACAAGGTTTCATCTACTTAGCAAAGCTGTGCAATATGGGCATATGACTCAATCGCAACGTTTTTGTCCAAATTGTGGCGGACGTAACTATTTCAATCATAGCCAAAATGCAATGCAGTGCCAGGATTGCCGTACGCTGCATTACCCTCGTATTTCTCCTTGTGTGATTGTTGCGGTACGTAAAGAGAATCAAATTTTACTCGCTCAGCATCCACGCCATAAAACAGGTATGTATACCGTGATTGCGGGTTTTGTCGAATCGGGTGAGACGCTAGAAGAGTGTGTTGCGCGCGAAGTTAAGGAAGAGACTGGCCTTGAGATTACCAATATCCGCTATTTTGGCAGTCAACCTTGGGCGTTCCCTTCCAATATGATGATGGGTTTCCTTGCAGACTATGCTGGTGGCGAGGTTAAGCCTGATTATAGTGAGCTAAGTGATGCTCAATGGTTTAGTCCTGATACGTTGCCTGAATTGGCACCTAAGGGAACCATTGCTCGTGAATTAATCGAACATACCGTCACAACCATACTTGAGCAAAACAGATAA